GGCCAGCCCTAAGGGCCCGGctagaccaagcgcggctagcggcgaggttagcggcaagaggttatggcggcaaattgaaaccttcgATATCTTATGTAAGTGGCCAGagaggaggcgcgggaagcctcgcgcctctcatctggccacctacataagatacctaaggtttcaatttgccgccataacctctcgCGCCTCCTCTCTGGCCACTTACATAAGATACcgaaggtttcaatttgccgccataacctcttgccgctaacctcgccgctagccgcgcttggtctagCCGGGCCCTAAGGCTTGGGAGGCCATTCACTGAACTAAAGCAACTATGGGAAAGCAGGGTCGTAAAATTTAAGGggttagacagcaagatggaagaaaggatgcGAGAACGGAGGAAAAGCAGACGGTAAAAAAGTTGGTGCAACTTGGGACGGAGGTGCTCTACCTACGTTTACAGTGAGATTGAGGCTGAAGATATCGTTTATCAAGTTTTGCTAACGTTTAAGGTGCACATCTAGAAGGTTActgttctgttatttttattttctctgctaAAAAACATTCTTCAGACCATGGTTAGCAGAAACACATTTTCCAATGGGTACACTGTACTGCAAACGTAGTTTAACCTAATATTGCATTATTAATCTCATGCCATTATTTAATtacaacctttatatatatatatatatatatatatatatatatatatatatatatatatatatatatatatatatatatatatatattgtggtcaggaagttcgtatgattggccttgattttagtgctgcctttgaccgtattaatcatgaggcccttgttttcaaactgaaacagttgggagtgggtgcgtcgtttcttagcattattatggattttttaagtagtagatctcaaagagttgttgttgatgggcaccatagtgagtataggaatgtgatatccggtgttccacagggtagtgttcttggcccattacttttcatactatatacacatgacatgtggtttggcctagaaaataagcttgttgcatatgcagatgatgctactctctttgcatcaattccatcccctgaacgtagatctggggttggtgaatcccttaatagagatttagctaaaattatggggtatgaagttgaatcctaacaaaattcaaagtatgattgtaagtaggtcaaggacggtggctcctcaacatccggatctcagtattgataatgtttctttaaatttgtatgactctttcaaaatattaggtgcgattctcgacagcaaatttacttttgagaaacatataaggtctgtgtcttcttcaattgcacaaaaaattggcttattgagaaagtcttttaagatattcggtgatcaatctattctgacgaagtgttttaattcttttattctaccttgttttgagtattgttctcctgcctggtcttcagctgctgtttctcatcttaatttgttggacagaaacttacggtctattaaatttcctattcctgatctagatattaatctctggcaccgtcgttcaattagttcattatgcatgttgcataagatttttcataactctgaccatcctttacattcagatctccctggacaattctatcctgttcgtaatactaggcaggcagttaattctaatagccaggccttctccatcataagactcaatactacgcagtactctagaagttttattccagctgttaccaagttgtggaatgatcttcctaatcgggttgttgaatcagtagaacttcaaaagttcaaagttggagcaaatgcttttttgttgaccaagcggacatgagtctttttatagtttatatatgacatatttgtttttgacgttgttaatagtttatatatgacatatctcttttgacattactttttttagaatgatttattgttaatttgttctcttcggttatttatttccttatttcctttcttcactgggctatttttccttgttggagcccctgggcttatagcatcttgcttttccaattagggttgtagcttggatagtaataataataataataataatatctttgtttcttcttttcaGGAAGATGGCCATGGCACTATGTACCATTCAAGTCATCTTATTTAATTTTTCGAATCTTGCAGCCGGAAGTGCCATCGGCCTGAGAGGAGACAACCTTTGGCATCTTAAAAAAGCTGAAGAAAACCTCCCAAATACCCAGACGTGGACCGCACCTCCCCGTCAGCGCTTCGTCAGGAGTAAAGGCGCCACTTGTCCACCTTCCCAGCCGGATCCAGCCGCCTCCATCTTTAACTTCTTGAGCAGCGCCGTTCTCATGACCAATGTGGCCATCAACATGATCATCAGtatcaacaccaacaacaacaataacaacaacaatgataataacaataataacaacgataacaaCTTCAACAGCAACTCCCTCATGTTCACGAGTATGAACACGAATATGAACACGGCCATGTTGccagggaggagaagaagaagaagtggaagcATAACAAACGATGGATGCAGCTGCAAAGAAAAGACTCCTGAGACGGTCGGCCTTAGTACAAGTGTTCTAGTCAGTTCCAGTAATCCAGCAAGTGAAGTTTCTAGCATTCCAGAGTTTTCCTGGAATCCATTGAGTAAGGTTTCCAGGGTTCCAGAAATATCGTGGAAAGCAGAAAGTGAGGTTTCCAACGTTATAAAGATTTCCAGCGACTTAGCAAGTGAAGTTTTTACTATTCCAGAGGTTTTCTGGAAAGCAGAGATTGGAGTTTCCAGCGTTCCTAAGTTTTCCCATGACTCATCTAGCGCAACTGAAACTTTTCCAGGCAAATACAATAACTCGAAGAATTCAAATTCCGGCATTTTTTGGAGGCAATCTGTAAATTCTACAGACGCAAAATCATCCTGGATTCAGATCACCACGAACATTCTCAACTGGAACACCTTAGAATGCGTATCTTGGTTCATTTGTCACAGGCTTAAAACTAAGCAAGAGTCTTCAATAGCCGACTGGGTCATGGAAAATATGACCGTTTCCATAATGGAAATTGAAATCTCCTCTTACTTAAGCCCTAAACAAATTGTCCTTCTCCGAAGAGCCATCTTTGAGGGAAGATATTCCACTAACTGTGATCATCTTTGGAGAAAATGCCACGCTTTGGTGTGAGTTACTGTAGACCGATTGGTCTTGTCAGccgattgatttattgttaaaagTCTTTTCTCATACAGTAGTTGATTTGAGGCTAATTTATTCTGCTTTATCGTCTATTGAAATTtagtttagttttatatatttacctTTGAGGTATTGTTTATCATCAATTTCTTTTCTGTAGAGGGCTGCTTTCCCCGTTGGTTTTTTATCTGTGGTTACAGCTTCGcttgtaatgataacaataaaatgatAGAATCTGGTGATATAGTTTCAAAATATATCAGAAAAGAAACATAATAAAGGAGCGGTAtctcataaatgtacatatataccttATTTCAGAGGTACAATTTTTTTTCCTGTCCCCTGTGATTTAATGacaaataaatgtttttaaattattatattgtatttttcGTTTATGCTTTT
This DNA window, taken from Palaemon carinicauda isolate YSFRI2023 chromosome 10, ASM3689809v2, whole genome shotgun sequence, encodes the following:
- the LOC137648428 gene encoding tyrosine-protein phosphatase 3-like; translated protein: MAMALCTIQVILFNFSNLAAGSAIGLRGDNLWHLKKAEENLPNTQTWTAPPRQRFVRSKGATCPPSQPDPAASIFNFLSSAVLMTNVAINMIISINTNNNNNNNNDNNNNNNDNNFNSNSLMFTSMNTNMNTAMLPGRRRRRSGSITNDGCSCKEKTPETVGLSTSVLVSSSNPASEVSSIPEFSWNPLSKVSRVPEISWKAESEVSNVIKISSDLASEVFTIPEVFWKAEIGVSSVPKFSHDSSSATETFPGKYNNSKNSNSGIFWRQSVNSTDAKSSWIQITTNILNWNTLECVSWFICHRLKTKQESSIADWVMENMTVSIMEIEISSYLSPKQIVLLRRAIFEGRYSTNCDHLWRKCHALV